One window of the Magnetovibrio sp. genome contains the following:
- the fliQ gene encoding flagellar biosynthesis protein FliQ: protein MNQTDVLDIAQGALWVVLLSAGPIMMAGLLIGLIIALFQALTTIQEMTLTFVPKIIIIFIAIVVFLPYMMTTVIEYSLTLFDRIATVG from the coding sequence ATGAACCAAACCGATGTCCTTGATATTGCACAGGGTGCGCTGTGGGTCGTGCTGCTGTCGGCCGGACCGATCATGATGGCTGGCCTATTGATAGGTTTGATCATCGCGCTGTTCCAAGCGCTGACCACCATTCAGGAAATGACCCTGACGTTCGTGCCCAAGATCATCATTATCTTTATCGCGATCGTGGTTTTCCTGCCCTATATGATGACGACGGTGATCGAATATTCCCTGACTCTGTTCGATCGTATCGCGACGGTCGGTTAG
- the flgC gene encoding flagellar basal body rod protein FlgC: MDDLLRTLRISAAGMKAQGTRLRVVSENVANADSLPTQPGGLPYRRKVVTFRNELDRAIGVDTVRIDRIKTDQSEFQRRYDPAHPAAGADGYVLAPNVNSLVEMMDMREAQRSYEANLNVIKSSKTMLQSAIGLLR; the protein is encoded by the coding sequence ATGGACGATCTGCTCAGAACATTGCGGATTTCCGCAGCGGGTATGAAAGCCCAAGGCACGCGCTTGCGCGTGGTTTCGGAGAACGTCGCCAACGCCGATTCGCTGCCGACCCAGCCCGGCGGCTTGCCTTACCGTCGCAAAGTCGTGACCTTTCGTAACGAACTCGACCGTGCCATCGGCGTCGATACCGTGCGCATCGACCGCATCAAAACGGATCAGTCGGAATTTCAGCGCCGCTACGATCCGGCTCACCCGGCCGCGGGTGCGGACGGCTACGTGCTGGCACCGAACGTCAATTCGTTGGTGGAAATGATGGACATGCGTGAAGCGCAGCGCTCCTACGAAGCCAACCTCAACGTTATCAAGTCTTCCAAGACCATGCTGCAAAGCGCCATCGGTCTTTTGCGCTAA
- a CDS encoding flagellar hook-basal body complex protein FliE, which translates to MAINPNVNIAQAAQLYNQAQQTGITPNAIPTQDIQPNVPGPFSNLVSGYLNQATQLGQTSEQLAIQGIQNQANLTDVVTAVSEAEVTLQTVVAVRDKVVEAYREILRMPM; encoded by the coding sequence ATGGCCATCAATCCCAATGTGAACATTGCCCAGGCCGCTCAGTTGTACAATCAGGCCCAGCAAACCGGCATAACGCCCAATGCGATCCCGACCCAGGACATTCAGCCGAACGTACCGGGGCCGTTTTCCAACTTGGTCTCGGGGTACCTGAATCAGGCCACCCAATTGGGACAAACCAGTGAGCAATTGGCTATCCAGGGCATTCAGAACCAAGCCAATCTGACCGATGTGGTGACGGCGGTAAGTGAGGCGGAAGTGACTTTGCAAACGGTTGTTGCAGTTCGCGACAAGGTCGTTGAAGCTTACCGAGAGATTCTCCGCATGCCGATGTAA